The following coding sequences are from one Camarhynchus parvulus chromosome 1, STF_HiC, whole genome shotgun sequence window:
- the SMCO4 gene encoding single-pass membrane and coiled-coil domain-containing protein 4: MRQLRGKPKKETSKDKKERKQAMQEARQQITTVVLPTLAVVVLLIVVFVYVATRPNTTE, encoded by the coding sequence ATGAGGCAGCTTAGAGGAAAACCTAAGAAAGAGACCTCCAAAgataaaaaggagagaaaacaggcAATGCAAGAGGCCCGGCAACAGATCACCACCGTGGTGCTTCCCACACTGGCTGTCGTAGTACTGCTGATTGTTGTGTTTGTCTATGTAGCCACTCGTCCCAATACAACTGAATGA